A part of Crassostrea angulata isolate pt1a10 chromosome 5, ASM2561291v2, whole genome shotgun sequence genomic DNA contains:
- the LOC128184062 gene encoding beta-1,3-galactosyltransferase 1-like, whose protein sequence is MKKMKALQRRTHTFTYIVKWVAIIYILTYIVCLPFRETKDRADETSYKLLQAYVESGLLGTPPIRHRSCSNGDVFLLIMVPSAVSNFEQRDAIRRTWGNVSTTKPTVLLKFVLGKSKDTVHQSLAKTENSIHNDILFEDILETYENLSQKSIALLRWASKNCEGVRYLLKIDDDMFLNLPRLLNELKVHPKTNSISGCKVIGASPFRFAFSKWKISRSEYKNDYYPDYIAGTAYLISGDIISNLYRATRNVPYFIFEDVYITGLCRKHIGAVALENKGFNCGYRNRGPCGNNFRYQITGHHYTPREIKRMWRELQNRWSNCRLVDHYFIYKLADLFKYMFL, encoded by the coding sequence atgaaaGCTTTACAAAGGAGGACACATACATTTACATACATTGTGAAATGGGTAgcaatcatatatattttaacatacATCGTTTGTTTACCTTTCCGAGAAACAAAAGATAGAGCAGACGAAACATCCTACAAACTCTTACAGGCCTACGTAGAATCTGGCCTGTTGGGGACACCGCCGATACGTCATAGATCATGTAGTAACGGTGACGTATTCCTGCTCATCATGGTCCCAAGCGCTGTGTCAAACTTCGAACAGAGAGACGCTATCCGCAGAACTTGGGGAAACGTTTCAACAACAAAACCTACTGTTCTGTTGAAATTTGTGTTAGGAAAAAGTAAAGATACTGTTCACCAGAGCCTTGCAAAAACTGAAAATTCTATTCATAATGATATTTTGTTCGAGGACATATTGGAAACATATGAAAATCTGTCCCAAAAATCTATAGCGTTGCTACGATGGGCTTCGAAAAACTGTGAAGGAGTAAGATATCTTTTGAAAATTGATGACGACATGTTCCTTAATCTTCCGAGACTTTTAAACGAATTAAAAGTTCATCCGAAAACAAACTCTATATCTGGATGCAAAGTCATTGGTGCTTCTCCATTCCGATTTGCATTTTCGAAATGGAAGATATCGAGATCGGAgtataaaaatgattattatcCAGATTATATAGCCGGAACAGCTTATCTAATCAGCGGGGATATTATTTCGAACCTATATCGGGCAACACGGAATGTTCCTTATTTCATCTTTGAAGACGTATATATAACAGGTTTATGTAGAAAACATATTGGTGCCGTTGCATTAGAAAATAAAGGTTTTAATTGTGGATATCGCAATCGTGGTCCCTGTGGAAATAACTTCAGATATCAGATAACAGGACATCACTATACACCGAGGGAAATTAAAAGGATGTGGCGTGAGTTACAAAATCGATGGTCAAATTGTCGACTTGTGGATCATtactttatttacaaattagCTGATTTGTTTAAGTATATGTTTTTGTGA